A single window of Longimicrobiaceae bacterium DNA harbors:
- a CDS encoding methyltransferase domain-containing protein, translating into MTTGTGYVDPAYLDAAARLAESGKRLSYERMSLTPGETALDVGCGPGTDTLHMAELVGPTGRVVGVDRDPEMIAEANRRAEIVGVDDFVEHQLADAAALPFADGCFDGVRSERLFLHLGEPERVLAEMVRVTRAEGYVVVMDTDWGTRTVDSPEVDLERRFARVLAETCLANGYSGRRLFGLARRAGLADVRVDPVPLVITDYGFFSLLSRMEMAVDAALRTGALTAAELARLDETWRAMDDAGDFFALTTMLMVTGRKP; encoded by the coding sequence GTGACCACAGGAACCGGCTACGTAGACCCCGCCTACCTGGACGCCGCGGCGCGTCTCGCGGAGAGCGGCAAGCGGCTCAGCTACGAGCGCATGAGCCTCACGCCCGGCGAGACGGCGCTGGACGTGGGCTGCGGCCCCGGCACCGACACGCTGCACATGGCGGAGCTGGTGGGCCCCACCGGCCGCGTGGTGGGCGTGGACCGCGACCCGGAGATGATCGCCGAGGCCAACCGTCGCGCGGAGATCGTGGGCGTGGACGACTTCGTGGAGCACCAGCTGGCGGACGCAGCGGCGCTCCCGTTCGCGGACGGCTGCTTCGACGGGGTGCGCAGCGAGCGGCTCTTCCTGCACCTGGGCGAGCCGGAGCGCGTGCTTGCGGAAATGGTGCGCGTGACCCGCGCCGAGGGCTACGTGGTGGTGATGGACACCGACTGGGGCACGCGCACGGTGGACAGCCCAGAGGTGGACCTGGAGCGCCGGTTCGCGCGCGTGCTGGCGGAGACGTGCCTCGCCAACGGCTACTCCGGCCGGCGGCTCTTCGGCCTCGCGCGCCGTGCCGGGCTGGCGGACGTGCGTGTGGACCCGGTGCCGCTGGTCATCACCGACTACGGCTTCTTCAGCCTGCTCTCGCGCATGGAGATGGCCGTGGACGCCGCCCTCCGCACCGGCGCCCTCACCGCCGCCGAGCTCGCGCGGCTGGACGAGACCTGGCGCGCCATGGACGACGCCGGCGACTTCTTCGCCCTCACCACCATGCTCATGGTGACGGGCCGGAAACCGTAA
- a CDS encoding alpha/beta hydrolase: protein MTTGDAGPATGLEPRTRFVGCGGVRLHALDWGGDGPPLVFLPGLGQSAHVFREIAPEFAGEYRVVALTARSHGESDAPEHGYTVDAFAADLRGAMDELGIGRAVLAAHSAAGAWATRFAADHPDRVRAMIYLDAVTDYAGYLDVQVRNPYPAPPRPRSGDTAAEREWMRRHVPGFWCGALEADLATRPPAAELMERSMAMASLFGEVAAHPQPYAGLRCPALALVATDTVETQYPWLDAADAEKRGKAEAYIRTVRAPWRAAAVERFRREAPGGRVLEMPGGHFFFLSQRERTAAEIRAFLSPLDHAAT, encoded by the coding sequence GTGACCACGGGAGATGCGGGACCGGCGACGGGGCTCGAGCCGCGGACGCGGTTCGTGGGATGTGGCGGGGTGCGGCTGCACGCGCTGGACTGGGGCGGAGACGGGCCGCCGCTCGTCTTCCTGCCCGGCCTGGGGCAGAGCGCGCACGTCTTCCGCGAGATCGCGCCGGAGTTCGCGGGCGAGTATCGCGTGGTCGCCCTCACCGCGCGCAGCCACGGCGAGTCGGACGCGCCGGAGCACGGCTACACGGTGGATGCGTTCGCCGCCGACCTGCGCGGGGCGATGGACGAGCTGGGGATCGGGCGCGCGGTGCTGGCGGCGCACTCCGCGGCGGGCGCGTGGGCCACGCGCTTCGCGGCGGACCACCCGGACCGCGTCCGCGCGATGATCTACCTGGACGCGGTGACGGACTACGCCGGCTACCTGGACGTGCAGGTCCGGAACCCGTATCCCGCGCCTCCCCGCCCGCGCTCCGGCGACACTGCGGCGGAGCGCGAGTGGATGCGCCGCCACGTGCCCGGCTTCTGGTGCGGCGCGCTGGAAGCCGACCTCGCCACCCGCCCCCCCGCGGCCGAGCTGATGGAGCGGTCGATGGCGATGGCCTCGCTGTTCGGCGAGGTGGCCGCGCATCCCCAGCCCTACGCCGGCCTTCGCTGCCCGGCCCTGGCGCTCGTCGCCACGGACACGGTAGAGACGCAGTATCCCTGGCTGGATGCGGCCGACGCCGAGAAGCGCGGGAAGGCGGAGGCGTACATTCGCACGGTGCGCGCGCCCTGGCGGGCCGCCGCGGTGGAGCGCTTCCGCCGCGAGGCGCCGGGCGGGCGCGTGCTGGAGATGCCGGGCGGGCACTTCTTCTTCCTCAGCCAGCGCGAGCGGACGGCAGCCGAGATCCGCGCGTTCCTCTCCCCCCTCGACCACGCGGCCACGTGA
- a CDS encoding Uma2 family endonuclease, translated as MSSLAQRRYTPEEYLALERASTDGKHEYVNGHIFAMSGASESHIVIAGNIFGLLRLDVRKRGCAAYANEMRVQVNTTGMYTYPDVVAVCGPAEWADAYVDTLVNPVLIVEVLSDSTEKYDRGEKFAHYRRLESLREYVLVSQTTMRVERFVRDGDHWRFDAVEDPEGTLALESVGCSLAVRDIYQFVSFPADGLTSI; from the coding sequence ATGTCTTCCCTCGCGCAACGCCGCTACACTCCCGAGGAGTACCTGGCGCTGGAACGTGCGTCCACGGACGGCAAGCACGAGTACGTGAACGGGCACATCTTCGCGATGAGCGGGGCCAGCGAGTCGCACATCGTCATTGCCGGCAACATCTTCGGGCTGCTCCGGCTCGACGTTCGCAAACGCGGGTGCGCGGCCTACGCCAACGAGATGCGCGTGCAGGTGAACACCACCGGCATGTACACGTACCCTGACGTGGTCGCCGTATGTGGTCCGGCCGAGTGGGCTGACGCGTATGTCGATACGCTGGTCAATCCAGTGCTGATCGTGGAAGTGCTGTCGGATTCGACCGAGAAGTACGACCGCGGCGAGAAGTTCGCTCATTACCGGCGCTTGGAGTCTCTGCGGGAATACGTTCTGGTGTCGCAGACTACAATGCGCGTCGAGCGATTCGTGCGTGACGGCGATCACTGGCGTTTCGACGCGGTGGAAGATCCCGAAGGAACGCTCGCGCTCGAGTCCGTCGGATGCTCGCTGGCCGTCAGGGATATCTACCAGTTCGTGAGCTTCCCCGCTGACGGGCTCACCTCCATCTGA